One Falco peregrinus isolate bFalPer1 chromosome W, bFalPer1.pri, whole genome shotgun sequence genomic window, GCCAGGCTCCCATCAGCCCTGCCAAGAAGGAGAGCAGGCACGGAGGGATGAAGGAGTGTACCCAGCCCATGCTCACTGGAGAGGGAGGTGAAGGGAGGTCGATGGCAGATGCAGTGGTGCAGAGAGGGGAGAGGTGGCTTATGTGATTCAAGAGACAGCAATAgaggggggggggctgctgcacATCACCCTACACCCCTGCCCCAGTACCTCTTCCTCTGAGGCAATGAGGGACTTGAGAGTCTGATCCATGGTCTGCAGCTCTTCTTCCAATTGTCTCACTCGGCTGAGGTGGAAGAGGGgcacccgggggggggggggggggggggggatgggatgggacggACAGGGACACGACACACACGGGACGACGGACAGCAGAGAACAGGGTCAAGGATCTGCTGCTTAGCAGGCTGGcatccccctgtccccagcctgcaAGCCCAGGGACCACCCCCACAGCAGACTGCTGTTCCTGGGGAGGgacatccccatccccacacaaacacacagacaggGACTCTGGGCAAGGGCTGTATGGGACCCCCACGCGCTGCCCACTGGGAGCCCCACTCACCTCTCTGCCacctctgccctctcctctgAGCGCTCCAGCTCTCCCTCAAGGACAACCAGTTTGCGGGCGACCTGTCAATGGCAGCAAGGGGCATGCATCAGCCCTGCCATTGCCCTGGCTCAGGACAGAAGGCTGTGGTGAGGCAGTCCCAAGTGCCACCAGGGGGGTCAGCACTGGGGGAAGGGGGCACACGGGTACAGGCACACACCTCCTCATATTTGCGGTCAGCCTCCTCTGCTATGTGTTTCGCCTCCTTCAGCTGCATTTCCTGGAGCTCCATCTTCTCCTCATCCTTCATGGCCCTGTTTTCAATGACCTTCATGCCTCTAAGGAAAGCCCAAGCCAGAAGATGTTACTGCTGTGGGTTGAGGTGGCACCTGCACCTTGCCGCCCACCCACTGTGTCCTGACCCTGCCATactccagctctggagccttGGGACACTGGCACTCACTGGCCACCTCACACGGTAGAGTCACACCAGTGGTACCCCAAGGATGCTCCTGCACACAATTAAAGCAGCGGAGCTGACCCCAGGGCCATGTAGCCACAGTGCCTCTCAACCAGGCAGGTCCTGAACCTATCATCCGGGGGGAGGTGTGTAAAAATGTGTGCAGCCCAGGATAAACTGGCCACAACCTCCACAAAAGCAGCCTGACAGGCCAGAAACCTTTAGGAAATGCATCCCATGGCAAAGCCTCTTCCCATTCAGGAGTGATGCTCATAAGCAGGAGGTCACCAAACCCCCATGAACCTCCACAGTAGGGACTCCTGCAGACTTCTCTGGCTCAGATGCTGTTGCTCAAACTGGTCTTTGCCAATGGAGGAAAGAGCTCATGTAACTATCAGGAATGCCATGATGTGTCCAGGCATTCCCATGCAACCTGAGTGCCCTCAcctgtgcagctcctgcccagTAAATCTGCTTGCCGTGAGGATGGGGAAAAACACTctgcaggactttttttttaaagaggccAGTTCATTCTCAAAGGTCAACCACAGTTTCCAGGCACAGAAGTCCCCTCCTGGGCCATTGCTCAGCTCTCGAGTGAAGGACACTGCTCCAGGGCTGAGAATAGGCTCCAAGCACCCTCTGGCTTTGGTTACAGACTGATATTTGTATAAGCGCCAGAtcaatttttttaagattttatggATGCCCTGGAAATTTCAAAGTGTGCCAAGAACGCCCATATCTGGGGGACTTCTCTGCATCATGGCTTTGTTCTTTCCCTTCAGGGTCTGCAGGAAAACCAACACAAACCCCATAAGATCACTTCAGGGGGATCCCCAAACCCCACTGCAAAACCAAGGGGGCTTCCTGCAATCAAGGGTGACCTGATGCTACCCTTGCTGTCCCTCCCCATCACACCTCTCGCTCTCATCAGCTGCCTTCTCAGCCTCCTCCAGCTTCTGCAGGGCGGTGGCCAGGCGCTCCTGTGCTCGGTccagctcctcctccaccaACTGGATACGGCGGTTCAGAGAAGCTACTTCAGCCTCAGCCTGGGGGAGCAGAAACCCCTTGGTCACCCCATGtgacatatatatatctatatatatagatctaaaaaagcattttcagcagTTACTTTGGCATTCGCTATCCAGAACACCCCTTGGCACTGTGCAACAAGCCTGGCTGGGGCACACATCCCATCACCTTTCTATAGGAACAATGGGGCTCTCTCCATCCCTAGGGCCCTGTTTGACACTGGCTCCTCCCCGGCCATGCAACCGAGTCCGGGATGTGCAGCCCCTTCACCTTGTCCTTGCACCTGTCTCCCACCTTGGAGAGGGACGAGGCATGTTTGCCAGGGTAGGGTGGTCAGAGCAGCTACACAGTCACAGGGAAGGTATTTGAGGTTTGTGGAGCAGTGAGTAAAGCAGGAGGAATGCCCTGTGTGGCTTTACTCCCAAAAAGGAGATTGGAGCCGCTTGTGGATTTCCTGTTTACAGAGGCGGGGAAGTGAGCCAGGAGTCTCTTCTGCGGGGAAACCTCTGACCCTGAATAACGGGGTAACGGGAAGCTGAGCGcagctccccgccccccccccccccccatccccaacTGCTCCCCCCGGCTGATGTACAGTGCGGCAATGGGGGCAATGAAGCGAGTCACCCTCAGCAGGCTGGAGCACAGCtaagcagaagctgctggtgcCTGCAGGACCAGGACTCCCTGCTTTCCTAGGCTCCCTTCATGCAGGGCCAGGAGCCAgggccagccaggagcagtggccctggcccctgccagccccttgaTGCCTGACCCTGCACTCTTTCCATTTAGTGAAGACCTCCTGCCTGCTCCATCACCACTACCGGGAAATGCTgcctcagcagctcctggccccaCTCCCCACCAGGGGGGCTGCGAGGAATTAAAACCCCAGATGCAGAGAGATGAGCAGCAATGAGACCttgctgtggggagcagccccATGCACCAAGATGTAGGGAGGCATGTGCCAACACAGGGGATAATGTCTCATGCTTATTCACAGGCTGGAGCAGGCCTGGCCAGCTGCAGTGTCCAGTCCCAGCCGGCCTCCTGCTCCAACATCGGGAATGCCCCGGGGGACATTGGCCAAGCAGAGGGGCCATGGGAGCAGCAAGGGGCTGTCACCCTGCgcagccctgctgagcaccTGTGGTCCCCCGTGGCAAGCTGGCAGGGTGGAGATGGGCACAGCCAGCGCCGCTCCAAGCAGAGCAGCCCAGTAGTGTGCCAGGCAAGTGGCTAGCCCCATGGCTGGCACAACAGCCACTTCCACCCCATGAACACCCTCTTTCTGGGCTCACCAAGAGCTCATCCCTGGCCAAATTGCCAAATGGGGAGCTGGATTTGACCCCTGCCAGGGCAATGCTCCACTTACAGCATCTGCCTCACCCTGGCAGGGGCTGTTTTCCCCAGAGAATCATCCCCAAAGTGAGTCAAAGTTGCCTGGATGGACACTCAGGAACATGAGCtctccagcagtgcccagtgacTGGAGAACTCaatctgcagctgcaggaaggggcCATTTCCTCTGCACACAGCCTGAGTGACAACAGCCTGGGtactgcacccagctctgctacTCCTGATATAGTGAGGATGTTAAAGTAGTGGGCataggaaaaagagagaaaaaatctCACAAGCtccaacaacaataaaaaagccaaaccaggCACAAGCTGCAGCCTGGAAATGCTGTCCCACTGCCACAGAGTGGAAATCTTGGCCCATGACAGTGCAAAGGGACAGCTTGTCCCTGCGAAGGGACACACTGGAGAGCCAAAGGCTCTGCGACTGCTATGGCCCAGACCGCAGAGCCTGCTGGAAGCCAGACAAGAGCctgggtgtgggttttttagcCATGCACACAGCCGGCCTCCAAGAGAGGGGATCCTTTCCCAGGATCTGCCCGACCCCAAGCAGACCCAAGGCAGAGCTGGCCGCTGACTGCTCCCTAGTGCCCCACCAGCCGGGGAAGACATGGAGGGCTCCACCGCACGGAGCATCCCTCGCAAGACCCATTaagaaggcagctgcaggaggcagatcggagcagggatgctgccgCGGCACCTGGATGGCAGCGCCCTCCAGACCCCCAGGCGGCGCTCCGCCCCGGGAGCAGCCAGCCCGGCtaccggggggggggagggcaagGACGGGACGGCTGGGGCCAGCCCGCGGGGAAGGAGCCGGCGGGGCATCCCGGGGAGCTGCCGGggcgccccctgccccggcgccTCTTACCCGCTCCCGGGCCTGCCGCTCGGCATCGGCCTCCCGCTGCAGGTGCTGGGCGCGCTCCTCCGCCTCGTCGGCCacctgctgcaggctctggaTCTTCTTCTTGACGGCGTCGATGGAGCTGATGCCGGCCatggcggggggctgccggcggggagGCCGCGCCGCCGAGCCCTTTGTGGGATCCGCCCGGCTCGGGCAGGAAGCGCTCAGGCAgcggccgctcccgccgcccgccctgcctccatcccttcctgctcctcctcccgctgctgctgctgctgccactggcCGACCTGGGCTGCCGCTGCCCTAGGCAGCGCACGCAGACCTCCGGCCAGGGTGCACGGTGCCCACCCCGTCAGGGGACAGTCCCCAACACCAGGAGGGATGCACAgaaccaccaccccaccaccccgAAATAGTACATAGGGTGCCCCCCTGGGCAGGACGCATGGTCCTACCCAGGCAGGGGACACTGTCCCTACCTCCCAAGGCAAGATGCACAGTGGCTTCTGGGCAGGGCACACTGTTCCTCCACCCCAAGCAGAGTGTATGgtgctcttcctcctcctccctgcagatgCACAGTGCCCATGACGCCCCCTAGGATACAGGACACAGCTCCCCCAAAGCAGGACACATGGTGGCCCCCCAGATAGGGGTGCACAGTCCTACCAAGCTCCTCCAGGGTgatggagaggagcccaggcagAATGCCAGAGCCTGGCCCTTGCAAGCCCCCATGGACATGGGAGCAATGTACCCATGGGTGCTCCCCAAGCTCtgccccccacaccccctgctgcaaagctgggggGGTCATAGGCTTTTGCCTCATGGGGCAGAGCCCACTCCCAAGCATCCCCCCAGGGgacctggggctggagctgtggggCATGGTCAGATCCCCAGCAGCCATCCCACTCAGCCCCTTGGCATCTGGTCCCCCAAGCAGGGACCTGGctagcagccctgcagagaccCACTGAGCCCATGgagccccctgcaccccccagctgccctgggagctCTGTTCCATAGGAGAAGCCAGTtcccagctcctggctctgcaTCCTGGTTGGGACACATGCCTTGATCCATCAGAAGAAACTGGCACTGGTGGCACTCAGTCCTCCCTTAAGGAGCTCTGACAGCTtccaggcagccctggctgcactTCACACCTGCCTCCAGGGACGCCAATTCCTGGGCTGACCCCACCGTCTGCCCTTGGCTTTGGGGTCAAGGGGCCTGGGGGGGACCCAGCCACACCACTGgcagtgccctgcagccctgtgtcccCCTGCTAAGTGGTGGCAGAAGAGGTGGCACTGCGGGTCCCCTGGAAGCATGCAGCCGCAGACTTGGCCCCAGTCCTGGCCAGTCCTGCACCACCCCCAGCCCGATGCCTGGGTGCCAAAAGTGCTCTCAGGCCAGTGCACTGGTCTTGGAGCAGAAAATGGGGTCTCAGCCAGCAAAGGGGCAGGTGTGAGCTGACTGCAGGAAGGATGGGGGTAGGTTGGAGGGCAAGTTGGGGGGCAGTcacccagctgggctgggtgccTCCTGCTCTGGCCCTACCCAGGGACGCAGTCACTTCCCAGCAGAGCCCCATTCCCTCCCACTGGCTCAAGGAATCACCAAATAAGAACAAAATCTCAGCTGGGGAGAGCAACCAGGGTAGGAACTTGGGTGAAGCCTTTGGGATCATGGCCTGGGAACTATGGAGTTTCCCTGGGCCCTGCTGGGGTGGCTAGGGACAGGCCACCAGCTGGGGATGTGGGATGCTGGAGGGGACTGCTCTGACTAAACCCACTGTCCCTGCTGCACCAtttccagcagcccctgccagcaTCTGCCCATGGGCCCCATGGGACTGGGGACAAGAGGTGGTGGGGCCACAGTGGCCttacagagctgctgggaaggggctgccaGCACTGTAGAGCTGCCAGTCCAGGGGCAAGCACTCTCTGATCTGTCACCATCTGACCCCCCTCCAAGTGCCTGGGGATGCCATATTTGCACCCTTTAGTGCAGTCCCTGTGGGCTTCATGTATTGCCACCCCATGCCAgaggcagggcagtgccagagcagggggagaTTTATTCTTTTAAGGCATTTGTTGACATTTTTGCCAAGACCAGGAGCCTGCCTGGATTGCTGTGATGAGCCCTGACCTGGCCAAGGTATGGGGACATTCTGTGCTCACAGGCACATGCTGTCCTGGCAGCTAAGAGGGGCATGGTGGTCCCTAGGGAGGCAGGTGGATGTGCTCCAGGTGTCTACCCTGTGCTTCCTCcaccagagctgggagcagcactgTGCCTTGTCCTGGGGAGGAGGTAACACCAGCCCTGGCAGTTAGTGCTGTCAGCACATTCAGGTCCCTGGTGCAGGGACCTGGTAACTCCCAGTGCCTTGCACATGGCACAGCTTGTCCAGGCTTCGGTATGGCCCCAAGGTGGCTGTGATGGTGAtgggctcccagccctgcctgcaacATCTACCTGCAGCCAGTCTGCCCTCCCTGACACTGCGGGAGTGCTCCTTCTCCatgcctccctgcccagcccttccctggaGGGGTTGGTGGCTCCTGTCCCCTGTATCTGCTGGGACAGGACTCTCCTTGCCAAAGCCCGCAGACTTGCCAAACTACCGTGGACCAAGAGCATGGCAATGCATCTTCCCTGCCCAGGATGGCATCACacagcctgctcccagcagcaaaCTGCTCCATACCTCATGGCTGATGTCTGCCCTGTGCCACCATTTGCCCCTTTCTCTGAGCCCCTCACCAGGGACATCCCATCCACGCTCAGCCGGATCCCGCACTGAGCTTGCCCTGTCCCACACCAACATGGTTCCAGTCAGACCAGTACATACCCCCACTACATacagcagctgccctgcccaGCTTAACGTGCCTGCCCCACACCAGGATAAATGTGCCCTTTCAGAGGATTTGTAATGTTTTAACTACTTGGTTTAGTATCTAACTAACCTGGGTCAGGTCTTTAGGATCAGCAAACAATGCTGGGGAGCCCCCTGGCCACTCCCCGGGGGCTCGGGCCACCCTGGGgacttgtgctgctgctgctcatcctTGTCTACTTGCTCCTGTCCTTGGTGGCTGCCTCAGAGATTTGACACATATTTAGCTCCATAAACCAGCTGAGATTGAATTTTTTGTTCTCAGTCCTAAAAAGCCTGGCCATGCTCTACTGGCTGCAGTCCAGCCGGCTCCCCTTTAGCTTCTCCTCCAGTTTCCAGGGTTGGTTTTCATCAAAGAAGGACTGGCTACCAAAAGGAGCATTTATTTATAGGGTGTCAAATACCCTGTGTGGCACCACAGGTCATTATACCTCGTTCCTGAGTGGCTCCATGGCCACACACAGCTGTTCCACCCTTCATCCTGGCCAGGCACAAGCCAACTTCAACACCTTAACATCTCCCCAGTGGGATCCATTTCCCAGGAGAAACATCAGTCATGGCACTAAATAAAACTCTTCCTGGCCTTGCCCTTGCCAGAGTATAGGGTGGCACACTGGACCCCAAAATGACcaagccccccaccccaagcaTCCTTCCTCACAGCCAGCTCTCAGCAGCTGGCCATGGGCAAgaactttttccatttctctgctcttttttgctttcctgccaaTTTAGCAAGCactgcagactttttttttgtacaagCTCTGGGGAGCTGGGTAGGTGGCTGCCCACAAAGCTCCAGAGCTGACTGAGCAGTGCCTGCCACAGCCTGTCTGGCCCCTGCATCCCGAGCAGGATTTGGCCAGTCCCTGCCCTGCATCTCAGTTGGATTCAATGTCAGCGTTGCAGGAATGGGATCCTGACAGTCTTCCCCATGGACACTTTCCATATAAGGCCCCCCTCTTCCTTCACCCCTCTGAGGTCTGGCACCCGCACAGGGGAGGAGTCGCTGGCATGCCTACATACGTCTGTAGCTTTCttctctgcctgctccagcttctcctgggctTCCTTGACGGACTCAGAGTACTTCTCCACCTCATCCTCTGTGCCCTTCAGCTTCTTCTGCAAGCCCTGCTGTTCCTCCTCTAGCTGGAGAAGGGATGGAGGGCAGGGGTCAGGGGGGATGGCAGTGCCCAcaaggctggggaggggatggcCATCCTCCTTCTGGGATGGCTGAGGCTGGAGGCACAGCAGGAGCATGCAAGACACGCTCAGTCTGTCAACTTTGGGGCCACATATCCTCAGGGAGCCCTTGATTCCCAGGGCCAGAGCAGCCCCCAACATCCCTGAGCCTGGCAGGGATAAGAGGGTGGTGGGCTCTCTCCCTGTGCAAGGGACTGGAGAGGTCCTGACTGGAGGACACAGCTCCAGGGGGCACCAAGAAAGTTCATATCTctgtggctggggtgggagtATGCTGTCTCCCTGGCAGAGGGATAGGGAGGTGGCACTGTGATGTCCCACCAAGACATGGCATGCTTTGGGGGTATACTAATGTGAGTGGTCAGGGGCAACAAGCTGGAGTGCTGGTCCATGGGGATGGGTACCCAGGAGGATGAGGTCCCCAAGTACAGGCACCCAGTGGGGTGAGACTCCAAGGGCTTGGGCACTCCTACAGCTGGGATCTGCCAGCTGGACACCCAGCAGGGGCAGGTCCCCAGGGTTAGGCACTCCTAGGCAGAGGGTCCCCAGGCTGGACACCCAGCAGGACAGTGTCCTCGGGGCTGGACACCCTTAAGGTCCCCAGGCAATGCCATCGGGGTCCATGGGTCACCCACCTGCTTGCAGCGGTCCTCTGCCTGCTTCTTGTCGGCCTCCGCCTGCTCGGCGCGGTCGATGGCGTTCTCCTTGTCCAGTTTTAGCATCTGCATCTTCTTCTTGATGGCCTCCATGGTGACAGCGGGGCGGCGGCAGGGCGCGGAACACCGGGAGCGGCAGGGGCACCAACACTGCACCCCCTGCACCGCACCGCCACCTAAAAGCAGGGGAGGGGCCGCGTCCTGGCACCTCCCCCTCGCCCGCCAGCACCTTTTACGGACTGGCTCTCCACTGGCCCCACCGCGCCAAGCGGGACGGGGGGGCGGCACCCCTGGTAGACACCACCGCAGCCCCGGCGCCGGGCACTCACAGAAGCACCGGAGGAGGAACACCCCGGGGCAATGCACTAGGGACACTCCGGTAGCACTGTGAGAGGGACACCCGGGGGCACTGCACTAGGGGTACCCCGAGGACACAGGACACAGTGCTAGGGACACCGCTGTGCTAGGGGCATTCTGGTGGCGCTGGGTGAAGGACACCCCAGAGCACTGCACTAGGGGGTGCCCCGGGGGCACTGGACTAGGGACACCCTAGGGGTATTGCACTACAGACACCTTGGGGCACTGGACTAGGGACACCCTGGCGGCACTGGGCTAGGGGGACACTCTGTTGCCTCTCACCATTGTGGGGGGCATCCTGTGGTTGGCCCTGCACTTGGGACACCCATCGGCTGACAGTATGCCGT contains:
- the LOC129783021 gene encoding tropomyosin alpha-4 chain-like isoform X1 — its product is MAGISSIDAVKKKIQSLQQVADEAEERAQHLQREADAERQARERAEAEVASLNRRIQLVEEELDRAQERLATALQKLEEAEKAADESERGMKVIENRAMKDEEKMELQEMQLKEAKHIAEEADRKYEEVARKLVVLEGELERSEERAEVAESRVRQLEEELQTMDQTLKSLIASEEEYSTKEDKYEEEIKLLGEKLKEAETRAEFAERSVAKLEKTIDDLEESLASAKEENVGIHQVLDQTLLELNNL
- the LOC129783021 gene encoding tropomyosin beta chain-like isoform X8 — protein: MEAIKKKMQMLKLDKENAIDRAEQAEADKKQAEDRCKQLEEEQQGLQKKLKGTEDEVEKYSESVKEAQEKLEQAEKKATDAEAEVASLNRRIQLVEEELDRAQERLATALQKLEEAEKAADESERGMKVIENRAMKDEEKMELQEMQLKEAKHIAEEADRKYEEVARKLVVLEGELERSEERAEVAESRVRQLEEELQTMDQTLKSLIASEEEYSTKEDKYEEEIKLLGEKLKEAETRAEFAERSVAKLEKTIDDLEDEVYAQKMKYKSISEELDNALNDITSL
- the LOC129783021 gene encoding tropomyosin beta chain-like isoform X7, producing the protein MEAIKKKMQMLKLDKENAIDRAEQAEADKKQAEDRCKQLEEEQQGLQKKLKGTEDEVEKYSESVKEAQEKLEQAEKKATDAEAEVASLNRRIQLVEEELDRAQERLATALQKLEEAEKAADESERGMKVIENRAMKDEEKMELQEMQLKEAKHIAEEADRKYEEVARKLVVLEGELERSEERAEVAESKCGDLEEELKIVTNNLKSLEAQADKYSTKEDKYEEEIKLLGEKLKEAETRAEFAERSVAKLEKTIDDLEESLASAKEENVGIHQVLDQTLLELNNL
- the LOC129783021 gene encoding tropomyosin alpha-3 chain-like isoform X2 produces the protein MAGISSIDAVKKKIQSLQQVADEAEERAQHLQREADAERQARERAEAEVASLNRRIQLVEEELDRAQERLATALQKLEEAEKAADESERGMKVIENRAMKDEEKMELQEMQLKEAKHIAEEADRKYEEVARKLVVLEGELERSEERAEVAESRVRQLEEELQTMDQTLKSLIASEEEYSTKEDKYEEEIKLLGEKLKEAETRAEFAERSVAKLEKTIDDLEDEVYAQKMKYKSISEELDNALNDITSL
- the LOC129783021 gene encoding tropomyosin beta chain-like isoform X9; its protein translation is MEAIKKKMQMLKLDKENAIDRAEQAEADKKQAEDRCKQVEEEQQGLQKKLKGTEDEVEKYSESVKEAQEKLEQAEKKATDAEAEVASLNRRIQLVEEELDRAQERLATALQKLEEAEKAADESERGMKVIENRAMKDEEKMELQEMQLKEAKHIAEEADRKYEEVARKLVVLEGELERSEERAEVAESRVRQLEEELQTMDQTLKSLIASEEEYSTKEDKYEEEIKLLGEKLKEAETRAEFAERSVAKLEKTIDDLEESLASAKEENVGIHQVLDQTLLELNNL
- the LOC129783021 gene encoding tropomyosin alpha-4 chain-like isoform X3, whose translation is MAGISSIDAVKKKIQSLQQVADEAEERAQHLQREADAERQARERAEAEVASLNRRIQLVEEELDRAQERLATALQKLEEAEKAADESERGMKVIENRAMKDEEKMELQEMQLKEAKHIAEEADRKYEEVARKLVVLEGELERSEERAEVAESKCGDLEEELKIVTNNLKSLEAQADKYSTKEDKYEEEIKLLGEKLKEAETRAEFAERSVAKLEKTIDDLEESLASAKEENVGIHQVLDQTLLELNNL
- the LOC129783021 gene encoding tropomyosin beta chain-like isoform X6 gives rise to the protein MEAIKKKMQMLKLDKENAIDRAEQAEADKKQAEDRCKQLEEEQQGLQKKLKGTEDEVEKYSESVKEAQEKLEQAEKKATDAEAEVASLNRRIQLVEEELDRAQERLATALQKLEEAEKAADESERGMKVIENRAMKDEEKMELQEMQLKEAKHIAEEADRKYEEVARKLVVLEGELERSEERAEVAESKCGDLEEELKIVTNNLKSLEAQADKYSTKEDKYEEEIKLLGEKLKEAETRAEFAERSVAKLEKTIDDLEDEVYAQKMKYKSISEELDNALNDITSL
- the LOC129783021 gene encoding tropomyosin beta chain-like isoform X4; translated protein: MAGISSIDAVKKKIQSLQQVADEAEERAQHLQREADAERQARERAEAEVASLNRRIQLVEEELDRAQERLATALQKLEEAEKAADESERGMKVIENRAMKDEEKMELQEMQLKEAKHIAEEADRKYEEVARKLVVLEGELERSEERAEVAESKCGDLEEELKIVTNNLKSLEAQADKYSTKEDKYEEEIKLLGEKLKEAETRAEFAERSVAKLEKTIDDLEDEVYAQKMKYKSISEELDNALNDITSL
- the LOC129783021 gene encoding tropomyosin beta chain-like isoform X10, coding for MEAIKKKMQMLKLDKENAIDRAEQAEADKKQAEDRCKQVEEEQQGLQKKLKGTEDEVEKYSESVKEAQEKLEQAEKKATDAEAEVASLNRRIQLVEEELDRAQERLATALQKLEEAEKAADESERGMKVIENRAMKDEEKMELQEMQLKEAKHIAEEADRKYEEVARKLVVLEGELERSEERAEVAESKCGDLEEELKIVTNNLKSLEAQADKYSTKEDKYEEEIKLLGEKLKEAETRAEFAERSVAKLEKTIDDLEESLASAKEENVGIHQVLDQTLLELNNL
- the LOC129783021 gene encoding tropomyosin beta chain-like isoform X5, translated to MEAIKKKMQMLKLDKENAIDRAEQAEADKKQAEDRCKQLEEEQQGLQKKLKGTEDEVEKYSESVKEAQEKLEQAEKKATDAEAEVASLNRRIQLVEEELDRAQERLATALQKLEEAEKAADESERGMKVIENRAMKDEEKMELQEMQLKEAKHIAEEADRKYEEVARKLVVLEGELERSEERAEVAESRVRQLEEELQTMDQTLKSLIASEEEYSTKEDKYEEEIKLLGEKLKEAETRAEFAERSVAKLEKTIDDLEESLASAKEENVGIHQVLDQTLLELNNL